The Vicia villosa cultivar HV-30 ecotype Madison, WI linkage group LG1, Vvil1.0, whole genome shotgun sequence genome includes a region encoding these proteins:
- the LOC131616520 gene encoding pathogenesis-related protein PR-4-like, translated as MKHTNLAIEKMERTQRSLSLLVLCFLIMGTTKLVSGQTANNVRATYNNYNPQNIGWSYNTASVYCATWDSNQPLSWRRKYGWTAFCGPAGPHGRNSCGKCLRVRNTATGAQTTVRIVDQCGNGGLDLDVNVFNRLDTNGQGYHLGHLTVTYVFVNC; from the exons ATGAAACACACAAATTTAGCCATAGAGAAAATGGAGAGGACACAGAGAAGTTTAAGCTTGTTGGTGCTGTGTTTCCTGATCATGGGAACAACAAAGTTAGTGAGTGGCCAGACTGCGAACAACGTAAGAGCAACATACAATAACTACAACCCTCAGAATATTGGTTGGAGCTACAACACCGCCAGTGTTTACTGTGCTACCTGGGATTCTAACCAGCCCTTGTCATGGCGTCGAAAATACGGTTGGACTGCCTTTTGTGGACCCGCCGGACCTCATGGCAGAAACTCTTGTGGCAAATGCTTGAGG GTGAGAAATACTGCAACTGGAGCTCAGACAACAGTGAGAATAGTGGATCAGTGTGGTAATGGTGGGTTGGATTTGGATGTGAATGTGTTCAATAGACTTGATACCAATGGACAGGGTTACCACCTGGGTCACCTTACGGTTACCTATGTCTTTGTTAATTGCTAA